In Opitutaceae bacterium TAV5, one genomic interval encodes:
- a CDS encoding N-terminal cleavage protein, producing MSLPEKSRRHPVAPHRPPAGFTLIELLTVIAIIGILAAIILPTVSRVRKTARKIQCANNMRQIATAMLLYANDHRGNLPVAVDGSERWDSMLRTYLGIVPVAGGGAASPSLIYKCPEDPRPLVVSESPAKWARSYTLLRANDSENQWAQGIGVFGSVGGVQYSRNLSELAFPSKSVMFTELFTSSSGAIVDNYQYAGAFCISTGWHADTGDKVTGRINGGFYHGNSINFAFADGHIESTNPKNINTSAFNHFRAW from the coding sequence ATGTCACTCCCCGAAAAATCCCGTCGCCATCCCGTCGCCCCCCACCGCCCTCCCGCGGGCTTCACCCTCATCGAGCTGCTCACGGTCATCGCCATCATCGGCATCCTCGCGGCGATCATCCTGCCGACGGTTTCCCGTGTCCGGAAGACGGCCCGCAAGATTCAATGCGCAAACAACATGCGCCAGATCGCCACTGCAATGCTGCTGTATGCCAACGACCATCGCGGCAACCTGCCGGTGGCGGTCGACGGAAGCGAACGGTGGGATTCCATGCTGCGCACCTACCTGGGCATCGTCCCCGTCGCGGGAGGCGGCGCGGCCAGTCCGTCACTCATCTACAAATGTCCGGAGGATCCGCGTCCGCTCGTGGTCTCGGAATCGCCGGCGAAATGGGCGCGCTCCTATACGCTGTTGCGCGCCAACGACAGCGAGAACCAGTGGGCCCAGGGCATCGGTGTTTTCGGCTCGGTCGGCGGAGTCCAGTACAGCCGCAATCTGTCGGAACTGGCATTTCCCTCCAAGTCGGTGATGTTCACCGAACTGTTTACCAGTTCATCCGGCGCGATCGTGGACAATTACCAATACGCCGGCGCCTTCTGCATCTCGACCGGGTGGCACGCTGACACGGGTGACAAGGTCACCGGACGCATCAATGGCGGATTCTACCACGGCAACTCCATCAATTTCGCCTTCGCCGACGGTCACATCGAGTCCACCAACCCGAAAAATATCAATACGAGCGCGTTCAATCATTTCCGGGCCTGGTAA
- a CDS encoding anchor protein → MHMNIPSSSLVPKLAASLVASATLAISAFAFDVINEDFSSGWSGLSASGWTRMAYNTTGAPSLIALDGGTGSAAKFNNVGIAKDFSSTLTLAKDFELTASITASAYQRSVYILVTSAPDAEGKISGYGLVLNTALENNYGGQGCVSIRKLDGVIAADLKANDPLGSNLTTPVASGITLSIGADPTSASQFGSIRLTWNAVDGSLDLYLGGSSVAAASIRDTSFSSFSNIYISGNSAGYFDSLTLTTTASPIPEPGTYALIAGGMLLICALMRQRARRRSA, encoded by the coding sequence ATGCATATGAACATACCATCATCCTCCCTGGTTCCCAAACTCGCGGCGTCCCTCGTGGCTTCCGCAACCCTCGCCATCAGCGCATTCGCGTTCGATGTCATCAACGAAGACTTCAGCTCCGGCTGGAGCGGCCTGTCCGCATCCGGCTGGACGCGCATGGCCTACAATACGACCGGCGCCCCCTCCCTGATCGCACTCGACGGCGGAACGGGAAGCGCAGCGAAGTTCAACAATGTCGGCATCGCGAAGGATTTTTCGTCCACGCTCACGCTCGCCAAAGATTTCGAACTTACCGCCAGCATCACGGCCAGCGCCTACCAGCGTTCGGTCTATATTCTCGTGACCAGCGCGCCCGATGCGGAAGGGAAAATCTCCGGCTACGGCCTGGTGCTCAACACAGCACTGGAAAACAACTACGGCGGCCAGGGATGCGTTTCCATTCGCAAACTCGACGGCGTGATCGCCGCGGACCTCAAGGCAAACGATCCCCTCGGCTCCAACCTCACCACGCCGGTGGCATCCGGCATCACGCTCTCCATCGGGGCCGACCCGACGTCGGCCAGCCAGTTTGGCTCGATCCGCCTCACCTGGAATGCCGTCGATGGCTCACTTGATCTGTATCTCGGCGGCAGTTCGGTGGCTGCGGCATCGATCAGGGACACGTCGTTCTCGTCGTTTTCCAACATCTACATTTCGGGAAACAGCGCCGGCTACTTCGACAGTCTCACGCTCACGACGACAGCCAGTCCGATCCCCGAACCCGGCACGTATGCGTTGATTGCAGGTGGCATGCTTCTGATATGTGCGCTCATGCGCCAGCGTGCACGACGACGCTCCGCGTGA